The sequence tttaattcatgattattttattttctgaatattttaatgtaattttgacatggtttactatttatatatattgCACTATGTGTTGATTGATAATATAATAACTATGTGTGGCTTGTAATATAATAAGTTTAAACATATGTATTCCCTTTAGGAAGCTTAATTAGGCTCTTTAGGCTAAGACTAGCTTTAGTATAGGATTAATATTTTGCATGCCTTGTGGCGTAATATGCACtcatgaatttgtaccgcacCAACATGACCTGTATTGTAATCTGTGTGTATtagcaaataaacaaatacaaatacaatctTGAACTTGCATATTACCTTGCTAGAAAATTAATCTAATCGTTTTCTGAATACCagaaatacaatttaaattagTTATCTACACCACATTGACTTATTTAATTCTTATCAACTAAATGATACCTAGCTATGAGTAATAAATACCATACGTAACGTTTAATTATTTAAGCGGAACGAACAGCACAAtagactttttatttttttaatatattcggTAATTAGTTTATTCCacaaaaaataatgattaataaATTATCCAATATGGATAGCCTTAAATGTAGGTCCATAAGTAAAACAGTAATAGGTACATTCCTACATTCCAATATCTGGTCTGATCGGTCACCTAGCTATCTAGACTTAAAATACAACACTAAAATATTAatagtaagtaattaagtaaACACCTTAAGAAAGCTAGATAACATTTTATAAACATACCTAATGACGACACACTGATTGGACGCAGTATCCAACAGCTCTCTGTACGAGTTATCGCCGATAGCAAAGATGTGCGGCGGAATCTCGTCCATTCCTCTCTCTTGGTAGAAATGTATCTGATCCATTGTGTAAATTGGCAGAATTTCGTATGGGTTGATTGCTATCAACATCGATCCGGTATATGTCTAAAATAAGTACCAAAATCTGTTACAGAATGCTATTTCacgtagaaatttaaaattcTCGTAGTATAATAAAAGTAGAACATGAAGAAATTTACTCACATAAATTAACTGCTGATTGTACCGCAAATGAAGGTTCCTTAGAATCGTGTGTTCTTGTAGCTCTCCCAGCGTGATCATATCTTCCACCCCCGTGACGGAGGAGGAGTGCAAAGGTTTCAGGACATTGTGAACCGAAGTGGAAAACACCTTGCCGTCATCATCTCGTACTTGGATCCTGTCGCCTGAACTGTTTAATATCTTCACAGCTATGGGAAGGTCGAACTCTGTGGCATTTTCTGGTTTTAGCCAGACTAGATCCTAGAATCAATgtgaatcattaaaaaatatagtttggcaaaaaaaaagagtagaaattaaaaagtggcaacatcgtagtgtcgtccctttcaaatcaatttatgtatgaaaacgggaCGGCACTCTTTGTCTGGCTGTAGGAtgctaatataatatttaaatcaacATAGTATTTGAGTAATTAATTATAGTATTGGGTCATtctataaaaagtaaaaacctacTGCCTACTAATATTTACTGCAAAAGTATCTATACCAATTTTACTGAGGTGCCAAGAATAGGAACGTTTACCCTTACCATTTTAATGTGATTTTAATACAATTTGACATTACATATCTCGAAAAAATATcgattatatatgtatttacatacATGAACTAGGCCAAATTAGTCAGAGCGCATGAAtcaactcaagtttcagtgccatttaTTGTGGCTATTTGAGGGGTTCAAAGAAAATCAAATTATGATTTAAGATTAATCACAATTAAGGAAATTCATATTGATGGAATATTTATAACTACGCTATTGTATCAACTTATGAATGAAGAACACAAAATGGATTTTcggttttattttatgcttTCTGCAAAAATAAACCAGAAATACTTATGTCACTTACCGATAACTGGATCCTGTCTGCCATTTTAGCGCTCCTTTGAGATTCACCTCATATAAAACTGGAATTCCATCACCACATTACCTGTGTTATGTTTGCTTCAAGACTATCCACTTATCAATATTCTAGGCTTATCACACAATATACAGATAATTCGGTGCTTATCAAGTTATCATATTTTGAGATATGTTAACACTTGACTATAGTTTGTCATACATTTATTACTTGATTGGTGCATACTATTAGAGGCATTTGTAacacattaaaattaatttcagataaaataaacgtaaacatcaacgaaatttttataagtataaaatTAGGAGCATGTTTTTAATTCATTGTTCACtggttttaagaaaaaaaaagaaacaaatttgAAATTAGtaaatacaatttattttaaaataattcagCATTACAAACAACTTAATCTAACACTCATTCTAAATTACTTCTTCTtttcatcttttttatcaaCTTTCGCTTTGTCTTCCGTTTTCTTCTCATCTTTATCCTTCTCTTCTTTATCTTTCTTTTCCTTCTTGGCTTCCTCTTTCTTGCCTTCTTCCGCATCTCTATTAGTGATCTTATTGTTGATAAGGTTGTGTAAAGCAATGATCGATCTTACAAGAGCAGCCAGGTACACAACAAGGGACTGATCATTAGTTTTAATATACAGATTATCGATAAAGTTGTCATTAGCAATGTCAGGAAGGAGGTTAAATATGTCCTGCAATTGGTAGATGATTTGATGGTTCATAGGTAACGAACCTTGTCCAACTTGGAGCAAGTAATCTCTAATTTCAGTCAGCTGTGAGTGTAAGCCTCTTAAGCCTAGAAGCTGATTGGTGATCCTTTGCGAGAGACTTCCCACTGTTGTGTCCTTGATGTCTctcaggagatgttcaacaccAACTTCCTCTGCTTCCTCTGCACCAATTTCACTGGGGACGTGTTCAAAAGTGCGAGTAGTTGGGCTACCATCATCGTGAACCTCTTCTACAGCCCGGTAAGCCTCAGTAGGAAGACCAAGGTCTTTTGGTTTTGCATCAATGATGACTAGAACGGAATTAGGGCAGTAACGCCTAATCAGCTCATTGATTGCTACATCATTCTGATGCAGTTTGGGGCCGGTGTGGTACCAGCCCACTACCTTCTCCCTGGCGTTAACTTTCTTGAACATGCCATACATGTTTTCCAGATAGTCATGGTCGAGGAACCAGACAGACTTATCCTTGTCATCTTCATCAAATGGAACTGGAatgcagaaaaaaaaattgaacagcCTGTTAATAGACAACACACCTAGATCAGGAAGTATTTCACTAggttaaaatattgtatgggTAATAGTCATAAAACCattcttcatacaaaaataaagttatcgTTAGAACTGGTAGGGAATTGTAACTATACCTTTAGTGATCAATGCAAACCTATTTTGCGGAAATTGAATACTAGGAAATGAGACGTTTTACCTTATATCAACCAGGATCCATTAAAAGTATAAAAATCTGCATGTTAAGTCACTATCTTGAAAGTAATTGGGTAACAAAACGCATTTTTTAACGTTGCGTCTAGAAAGGAATGAGATTGCAGATATTCAATGGTGACTAACCTGCAAAACTGTTCGATACATCCAGGACACCCTTAGCTCGCCAGCAACCGAGCAGGACACCTACTACACGTTTCTGGTTTCCAATTTTACCCATTCGGTTAAAATGATCCACGACACTAAGTAAAACTAGAGGATGAACAACCACTTTTGTGGTCACTACTTCTTGGCTAGGCATCTTGAGAATAAGTTGATCTATTGCTTAATCaactaaaattatatttaagattgCCAGATACTTCAGCAAAAGGCGACAAAACAAACAATTCACAATAAATAATTCGCCAACAACGATGCCTATCCGCTAGTCAACTAAAATTTGACAGTCATCTTCATTTTGCTTTGCTTGTCGATGGTCAATAGGAATTGTCTATGACCAATACAGTTTAGTGGAGATACTGTTAAAAACACTGTCACTTGTTAATATAAACTTTCATCACTGAATTTGTGACCCAACTGCATTCCATTTTAAGAAacttattcgcaaaaatgaagGTGTTTTTAGTTTCATATCGCTACTATATAAAATgcattaattattgtttttgaaAATCGGACGTAAACTTTCAGCGTTAATAATAGGGCCTCTATTTGATGTGTCATCTACAATCAAACGTCAATGTCAAGGGAATGTGATATGTCAACCGAACCGAAGTCGCTAAGGTTATGTTTTATATTTTGGGCCATAATGCCCATAATTTATAACAATATTTAATTGAATACTGAAAAGTAAATCGGTTAAACAATTTTCTACACTGTCAACTTGTAGTAATTTTTAATAATAGCTCAAATCATGGCGCAACGAACGTTAACATTCGTGACCGGCAATGCAAAGAAATTAGAAGAGCTTCGTGCTATTTTGGGTAAAACCTTTCCTTTGGAGTTGGTCAGTCATAAGCTCGACCTGCCAGAACTACAAGGTGAAGTCGATGAAATATCTATCAAGAAGTGCCAAGAAGCGGCGCGCCTTCTAAAGAGGCCGGTCATAGTTGAAGATACATGTCTATGTTATAATGCCTTGAAAGGTTTGCCAGGGCCGTATATCAAATGGTTTTTAGAGAAATTAGAGCCAGAGGGCTTAACAAAGTTATTAGCTGGATGGGAAGATAAGTCTGCTCAAGCTATA is a genomic window of Leguminivora glycinivorella isolate SPB_JAAS2020 chromosome 6, LegGlyc_1.1, whole genome shotgun sequence containing:
- the LOC125227226 gene encoding 26S proteasome non-ATPase regulatory subunit 7, giving the protein MPSQEVVTTKVVVHPLVLLSVVDHFNRMGKIGNQKRVVGVLLGCWRAKGVLDVSNSFAVPFDEDDKDKSVWFLDHDYLENMYGMFKKVNAREKVVGWYHTGPKLHQNDVAINELIRRYCPNSVLVIIDAKPKDLGLPTEAYRAVEEVHDDGSPTTRTFEHVPSEIGAEEAEEVGVEHLLRDIKDTTVGSLSQRITNQLLGLRGLHSQLTEIRDYLLQVGQGSLPMNHQIIYQLQDIFNLLPDIANDNFIDNLYIKTNDQSLVVYLAALVRSIIALHNLINNKITNRDAEEGKKEEAKKEKKDKEEKDKDEKKTEDKAKVDKKDEKKK
- the LOC125227351 gene encoding inosine triphosphate pyrophosphatase, which encodes MAQRTLTFVTGNAKKLEELRAILGKTFPLELVSHKLDLPELQGEVDEISIKKCQEAARLLKRPVIVEDTCLCYNALKGLPGPYIKWFLEKLEPEGLTKLLAGWEDKSAQAICTFAYSSGESEDAEVILFQGITKGEIVEPQGRRDFGWDCVFQPEGYDKTYGELAKEVKNTISHRYKALDKLRKHFEQNG